In one Fimbriimonadia bacterium genomic region, the following are encoded:
- a CDS encoding formylmethanofuran dehydrogenase, with protein sequence MDCTHAAPMTAEVNWEVARSFHGHLGPWLALGLKIGHEAVRRLNAEPHWGLDVKAECTLEPPVSCLLDGLQLGTGATYGKRNIEAKHSDTVCVRTVNTESGEGLEFHLRPEAERLFDEWYQAVGEDETAYRVYAAEPSMLYEVVETKAGE encoded by the coding sequence ATGGACTGCACGCACGCTGCACCGATGACTGCCGAAGTGAACTGGGAGGTGGCACGGTCGTTTCACGGTCACCTGGGGCCGTGGTTAGCGCTGGGTCTGAAAATCGGTCACGAGGCTGTTAGGCGACTGAACGCGGAGCCGCACTGGGGCCTCGATGTGAAAGCCGAGTGCACACTAGAGCCTCCAGTCTCCTGCCTGCTGGACGGGCTGCAGCTAGGAACGGGCGCCACCTATGGCAAGCGGAACATAGAGGCAAAGCATTCGGACACCGTGTGTGTGCGCACGGTGAACACGGAGAGCGGCGAGGGCTTGGAGTTCCACCTGCGCCCCGAGGCAGAACGCCTGTTCGACGAGTGGTACCAGGCAGTGGGCGAGGACGAGACCGCCTATCGTGTGTATGCTGCCGAACCCTCGATGCTATATGAGGTGGTCGAGACGAAGGCCGGTGAATAG
- a CDS encoding MgtC/SapB family protein codes for MMPTAIALIQDVPDFLEILAKLGLSALLGGVIGWERERAGRPAGVRTHMLIVLGCTLFTELSAQFGSGTDNSRVAAQIVTGVGFLGAGAIMRRGGEIRGLTTAASVWISAAIGMAVGVGGEYYLIAVAATLLALLTLGVVDVLTDRAFGNRAHCDLEVTLQVGAPAASVFALLEESGIELMRSQRSSRHDGAVLDLTLAGSRADLHSVIDRLAALPEVKSVVRDHA; via the coding sequence ATGATGCCGACTGCAATAGCACTCATACAGGACGTCCCCGACTTCCTGGAGATCCTGGCGAAGCTCGGTTTGTCCGCGCTCCTCGGCGGGGTGATCGGGTGGGAGCGCGAGCGCGCGGGACGACCGGCAGGTGTGCGCACCCACATGCTCATCGTCTTGGGCTGCACTCTTTTCACCGAGCTCTCGGCCCAGTTCGGGAGCGGTACCGACAACTCGCGGGTGGCCGCACAGATCGTGACCGGCGTCGGCTTTCTGGGCGCGGGGGCAATCATGCGTCGAGGGGGCGAGATTCGCGGCCTTACTACCGCTGCGAGTGTGTGGATCTCTGCCGCTATTGGTATGGCGGTAGGGGTAGGAGGCGAGTATTACTTGATTGCCGTCGCTGCGACTCTGCTTGCCCTGCTGACACTTGGAGTGGTGGACGTGTTGACCGATCGCGCCTTCGGGAACCGCGCCCACTGCGACTTGGAGGTGACGCTTCAGGTCGGCGCGCCTGCTGCATCGGTGTTCGCCCTACTCGAGGAGTCCGGCATCGAGCTGATGCGATCCCAACGCTCCAGCCGGCACGACGGCGCCGTGTTGGACCTCACGCTTGCGGGTTCGCGCGCGGACCTCCACTCGGTGATTGACCGCCTCGCCGCACTGCCCGAGGTGAAGTCCGTCGTCCGCGATCATGCCTAA